The Pseudomonas extremaustralis genome contains a region encoding:
- a CDS encoding DNA topoisomerase III: protein MRLFLCEKPSQGRDIAKVLGATRRGDGCLIGPETTVTWCIGHLLETAPPETYGIQYKNWSLDHLPIIPVQWQVEVKPKTAAQFKIIKRLLSEATTVVIATDADREGEMIARELLELCKYPGSVQRLWLSALNEASIRKALSSLKSGQETFPLYHSALARSRADWLIGMNLSRLFTLLGRRAGYDGVLSVGRVQTPTLRLVVDRDRAIAGFVPVPYWNIEVHLSSMGQRFIAAWLPPCSGRDESGRCLQQVLAHHAVQTITDEKSATVISLHTEHFREPPPLPFDLSTLQEVCSRKLGLGVQETLNIAQALYETHKATTYPRSDCRYLPENMFNEAPAVLDALLKTDPALRPAFEDLDQSLRSRAWNNAKVTAHHGIIPTIEPANLVRMSEQERHVYELIRSHYLVQFLPHHEFDRTQVELARGEERLTAVGKLILVQGWKSLLSENTEEDEPSHKSQVLPILQKGAQCAVDNAELKSMQTAAPKPLTEGDLIKAMKNVAKLVNDPRLKQKLRDTTGIGTEATRAGIIKGLIDRGYLLKKKRALMATAAAHTLIEAVPAAVADPGMTAIWEQALDEIEAGRLTLDAFVAKQANWIAQLVEHCGALTLAVPVEAGPTCPICNASMLKRKGKSGPFWSCSHYPDCKGTVPIRKDTRRS, encoded by the coding sequence ATGCGCCTCTTCCTCTGCGAAAAACCTTCCCAGGGTCGTGACATCGCCAAGGTTCTCGGAGCCACTCGGCGTGGTGATGGTTGCCTAATCGGCCCCGAGACAACTGTCACCTGGTGTATCGGCCACCTACTGGAGACGGCCCCGCCTGAAACCTACGGCATTCAGTACAAAAACTGGTCGTTGGATCATCTACCTATCATTCCCGTGCAGTGGCAGGTCGAGGTCAAACCCAAGACTGCCGCGCAGTTCAAAATCATCAAACGCCTGCTCAGCGAAGCCACCACCGTTGTCATCGCAACCGACGCCGACCGAGAAGGTGAGATGATTGCCCGCGAGTTGCTGGAGCTCTGCAAGTATCCAGGCTCCGTTCAGCGCCTCTGGTTGTCCGCCCTCAACGAGGCGTCGATTCGCAAAGCCCTCTCCTCGCTGAAGTCTGGTCAGGAGACCTTCCCGCTCTATCACTCGGCCCTCGCCCGCAGCCGTGCCGACTGGCTGATCGGCATGAACCTCAGTCGTTTGTTTACCCTTCTTGGTCGGCGGGCAGGCTACGACGGCGTTTTGTCAGTGGGGCGCGTCCAGACACCCACCTTACGTCTGGTGGTCGATCGGGATCGTGCGATTGCCGGCTTCGTCCCGGTACCTTACTGGAACATTGAGGTACACCTATCGTCGATGGGCCAGCGATTCATCGCGGCGTGGTTACCGCCATGCTCAGGACGGGACGAGTCGGGGCGTTGCCTACAACAAGTGCTTGCCCATCACGCGGTCCAAACAATCACCGACGAGAAGTCCGCCACGGTAATCTCGTTACATACTGAGCACTTCCGAGAACCGCCGCCCCTGCCCTTCGACCTAAGCACGTTGCAGGAAGTCTGCTCGCGTAAGCTGGGGCTCGGCGTCCAGGAAACCCTGAACATCGCCCAAGCCCTGTATGAAACCCACAAAGCCACCACCTACCCGCGCAGCGATTGCCGCTATTTGCCAGAGAATATGTTCAACGAGGCTCCCGCGGTACTAGACGCCCTGCTCAAAACGGATCCTGCACTCAGACCTGCATTCGAGGACCTCGATCAATCATTGCGCTCCCGCGCATGGAACAATGCCAAGGTCACTGCGCACCACGGCATCATCCCCACCATCGAACCGGCAAACCTGGTGCGGATGTCCGAACAAGAACGCCATGTCTACGAACTGATCCGTAGCCACTACCTAGTGCAGTTTCTTCCGCATCATGAGTTTGATCGGACCCAGGTCGAACTGGCGCGTGGCGAAGAACGATTGACCGCTGTGGGCAAACTGATCTTGGTCCAGGGCTGGAAAAGCTTACTCTCCGAAAACACCGAGGAGGATGAGCCCAGTCACAAATCCCAAGTCTTACCCATCTTGCAAAAGGGAGCGCAGTGCGCAGTGGACAATGCCGAACTCAAATCCATGCAAACGGCCGCTCCTAAACCTCTCACCGAGGGTGATCTGATCAAGGCGATGAAAAACGTCGCCAAGCTTGTCAACGACCCACGCCTGAAACAGAAACTTCGGGACACCACCGGTATCGGAACCGAAGCCACACGAGCCGGCATTATCAAAGGGTTAATTGATCGCGGTTATTTGCTGAAGAAAAAACGCGCCTTGATGGCCACCGCCGCGGCCCATACCCTGATCGAGGCGGTACCAGCAGCAGTCGCAGATCCGGGTATGACCGCAATCTGGGAACAGGCGTTGGACGAAATCGAAGCGGGACGCCTGACCCTAGATGCGTTCGTTGCCAAGCAGGCGAACTGGATTGCACAATTGGTCGAACACTGTGGCGCACTCACCTTGGCGGTACCGGTCGAAGCCGGCCCGACCTGCCCCATTTGCAACGCCTCAATGCTCAAACGAAAGGGCAAATCAGGACCGTTCTGGTCATGCTCCCACTACCCCGACTGTAAGGGAACAGTGCCGATCAGAAAAGATACGCGTCGCTCATGA
- a CDS encoding STY4534 family ICE replication protein, whose protein sequence is MAHANHSQEATTYFNLHTVGIGYLNRVREVQVRRGQPFMACDIAALHGATDAVEYTRFDCKVAGGEAERLIRLYMGAVKAEKKVLLSFRIGDLWIDPFLYEKGDKQGQPGASLKGRLLFIDWIKVNGTFEYKAPVRQEVTAPAEQAPNSEPSPSSADTEAEETANPTEARVEPESPPAPRTARRDATRTVQSA, encoded by the coding sequence ATGGCCCACGCCAACCACTCCCAAGAAGCGACCACTTACTTCAATCTGCACACCGTCGGTATCGGTTATCTCAACCGTGTTCGTGAAGTACAAGTCCGCCGCGGCCAGCCATTCATGGCTTGCGATATCGCAGCCCTGCACGGTGCCACCGATGCGGTGGAGTACACCCGTTTCGACTGCAAAGTCGCTGGGGGTGAAGCTGAACGCTTGATTCGTCTCTATATGGGCGCCGTCAAAGCCGAGAAAAAGGTCTTGCTGTCGTTCCGTATCGGCGACCTGTGGATCGATCCGTTTCTCTACGAGAAAGGCGATAAACAAGGTCAACCGGGCGCCAGCCTGAAAGGTCGTTTGCTGTTCATTGACTGGATCAAGGTCAACGGCACGTTCGAATACAAAGCGCCCGTCAGGCAGGAAGTAACAGCACCTGCTGAGCAAGCGCCAAACAGTGAGCCATCCCCTTCATCGGCTGATACCGAAGCTGAGGAGACCGCAAACCCAACAGAGGCTCGGGTCGAACCTGAATCTCCACCCGCTCCCCGCACGGCTCGCCGTGATGCTACACGTACCGTTCAGTCCGCCTGA
- the radC gene encoding RadC family protein, producing the protein MSTQLTLIETSDFEADRIVQENQVIDEALHILDRRLFARGPNLMSPDAVASYLKLHLVQQEHEVFGVIFLDAQHRVLAFEVLFHGSIDGASVYPRQVVKRSLAHNAAAAIFVHNHPSGCTEPSQADRVLTARLKEVLALIEVRVLDHFIVGEGRPLSLAEHGWL; encoded by the coding sequence ATGAGCACCCAACTCACACTGATTGAGACCTCGGATTTCGAGGCTGATCGTATCGTCCAAGAAAACCAGGTGATCGACGAAGCACTGCATATTCTGGATCGTCGGCTGTTCGCCCGCGGCCCTAACCTGATGTCGCCTGACGCCGTGGCTTCATACCTAAAACTGCATCTTGTGCAACAAGAGCATGAAGTCTTCGGTGTGATATTTCTCGATGCCCAGCACCGGGTGTTGGCGTTCGAAGTCCTCTTTCACGGCAGCATTGATGGCGCCAGCGTTTATCCCCGCCAAGTCGTTAAGCGTTCCCTCGCGCATAACGCCGCGGCCGCCATTTTTGTTCATAACCACCCCTCAGGTTGTACAGAACCCAGCCAGGCGGATCGCGTCTTGACGGCACGGCTGAAAGAGGTCTTGGCCTTGATCGAAGTGCGCGTACTGGATCACTTCATCGTGGGTGAAGGTCGTCCACTTTCTCTTGCCGAACATGGCTGGCTTTAA
- a CDS encoding DUF5983 family protein, which translates to MNPTHQAAALLTASNPFARGYDNLHIERLLLITYEDDCPPCCRPVHDAQAHLPDDELQLFPCLFNDDFAVISEGQSISDDLDERCQSTGLVRQVIYAVTGEMLNERHHLGDLYSLEEAQAMVHRLSFETGHYSRAWEISTAHLPEAAMLYLKEWVSNFALRQTGLLFELFTLPDCCGIGCKLIGTPWTDDNLLNNEGNRYSSLRQEQLDAGTPETLVNVLYLAALADVRLLIFDPDAAVLDGLAIFDE; encoded by the coding sequence ATGAACCCCACGCACCAAGCTGCAGCCCTGCTGACGGCCTCCAACCCATTTGCTCGCGGTTACGACAACCTTCATATCGAACGGCTGCTACTGATCACCTACGAAGACGACTGCCCTCCCTGCTGTCGACCCGTGCACGACGCACAGGCCCATCTGCCCGACGACGAGCTGCAACTGTTCCCCTGCCTGTTCAATGACGATTTCGCCGTGATCAGCGAAGGCCAATCCATTTCGGATGATTTGGATGAACGCTGCCAGTCCACCGGGCTAGTGCGCCAAGTAATCTACGCTGTGACGGGCGAAATGCTCAACGAGCGGCATCACCTCGGAGATCTGTACTCCCTGGAAGAGGCACAAGCCATGGTACATCGCTTAAGCTTCGAAACGGGACACTACAGTCGAGCCTGGGAAATCAGCACCGCACACCTTCCCGAAGCAGCGATGCTTTATCTGAAAGAGTGGGTCAGTAACTTCGCTCTGCGGCAGACCGGCCTTTTGTTCGAGCTTTTTACGCTTCCAGATTGCTGCGGTATCGGTTGCAAACTGATCGGCACGCCATGGACGGACGATAACTTGTTGAACAATGAGGGCAATCGTTATTCGAGCTTGAGACAAGAACAACTCGACGCAGGCACACCGGAAACCTTGGTCAACGTACTGTATTTGGCGGCATTGGCGGATGTGCGATTGTTGATCTTCGACCCCGACGCTGCCGTCTTGGATGGGCTCGCCATTTTCGATGAATAG
- the pilL2 gene encoding PFGI-1 class ICE element type IV pilus protein PilL2 — translation MERFFTPVCLLGLLSACTAQIPDPLPTNPEIDSGSNRAQHSKGIAEESYPAELRYGRYTLVSTEPTTEQRDLLAQIIDVSIPSSLNPSVQDALQYVLQRSGYALCPVTASVRVLFTRPLPAAHYRLGPISLRRALQVLAGPAWQLTTDEVSRSVCFEQQKTEAGGALITPVSPHLLEARP, via the coding sequence ATGGAGCGTTTTTTCACGCCTGTCTGCCTGCTGGGTTTGTTGAGCGCCTGCACCGCGCAAATCCCCGATCCTTTGCCGACCAATCCAGAGATAGACAGTGGCTCCAATCGGGCCCAGCACTCGAAGGGCATAGCCGAAGAAAGCTATCCGGCAGAGCTTCGTTATGGCCGCTACACGCTGGTTAGCACCGAGCCCACCACGGAACAACGCGATCTTCTTGCCCAAATCATTGACGTGAGCATCCCGTCCAGCCTGAACCCTTCAGTGCAGGATGCATTGCAGTACGTATTGCAGCGCTCGGGCTATGCTCTCTGCCCCGTTACCGCGTCGGTGAGGGTGCTGTTTACTCGGCCCCTGCCCGCGGCCCATTACCGGCTCGGCCCGATCTCTTTGCGCCGCGCGCTGCAAGTGCTCGCTGGCCCCGCCTGGCAACTCACGACCGACGAAGTCAGCCGTTCGGTCTGCTTCGAACAGCAGAAAACGGAGGCCGGCGGCGCGCTGATCACACCCGTCTCGCCCCATCTGTTGGAGGCACGCCCATGA